Proteins encoded within one genomic window of Thioploca ingrica:
- a CDS encoding ATP-dependent protease ATP-binding subunit HslU, translating to MSEMTPKEIVSELDKHIIGQTAAKRAVAVALRNRWRRMQLEPNLRNEITPKNILMIGPTGVGKTEIARRLAKLARAPFIKIEATKFTEVGYVGRDVESIVRDLIDMSMKMTREEAVQQVKHQALAAAEERILDALLPPARNVRSDLPSEEASSTRQKFRKMLREDKLNDKEIEIELSETRIGVEIMAPPGMEEMTSQLQSMFQNITGGRTRTRKLRIKEALKLIQEEEAAKLINEDDLKAKAVERVEQNGIVFLDEIDKITKRSETSGPDVSREGVQRDLLPLVEGSTVSTKYGMVKTDHILFIASGAFHLSKPSDLIPELQGRLPIRVELSALNVDDFVNILTEPDASLTEQYIALMQTEGLTIQFTQDGIRRIAEMAWQVNERSENIGARRLHTVLECLLESVSFEAPERLGETVIIDVAYVNKHLNDLVNNEDLSQYIL from the coding sequence TGCGAAATCGTTGGCGACGCATGCAGCTTGAGCCCAATTTACGCAATGAAATTACGCCTAAAAATATTTTGATGATTGGTCCAACGGGAGTGGGTAAAACCGAAATCGCCCGTCGTTTAGCTAAATTAGCCAGAGCCCCTTTTATTAAAATTGAAGCCACTAAATTTACCGAAGTGGGTTATGTGGGTCGGGATGTCGAATCGATTGTCCGTGACTTAATTGATATGTCGATGAAAATGACCCGTGAAGAAGCCGTGCAACAAGTCAAGCATCAAGCCTTGGCAGCAGCAGAAGAACGTATTTTAGATGCTTTATTACCCCCGGCACGGAATGTTCGCTCGGATTTACCCAGTGAAGAGGCTTCCTCAACGCGCCAAAAATTCAGAAAAATGTTGCGGGAAGATAAATTGAATGATAAAGAAATTGAAATTGAACTCAGTGAAACCCGTATTGGCGTAGAAATTATGGCACCACCGGGTATGGAAGAAATGACCAGCCAATTGCAAAGTATGTTTCAAAATATTACCGGTGGGCGGACTAGAACGCGGAAATTGCGTATTAAAGAGGCATTGAAATTAATTCAAGAAGAAGAAGCCGCTAAGCTCATTAACGAAGATGATTTAAAAGCGAAAGCGGTAGAACGGGTTGAACAAAATGGGATTGTATTTTTGGATGAAATTGACAAGATCACTAAACGTTCTGAAACCAGTGGCCCGGATGTGTCACGCGAAGGGGTACAACGTGATTTACTGCCACTGGTTGAAGGCAGTACCGTGAGCACCAAATATGGCATGGTTAAAACCGATCATATTTTATTTATTGCTTCTGGCGCATTTCATCTTTCCAAGCCCTCGGATTTAATTCCGGAATTACAAGGGCGTTTACCGATTCGAGTGGAATTAAGTGCACTTAATGTCGATGATTTCGTTAATATTTTAACTGAACCGGATGCTTCCTTGACCGAACAATATATCGCTTTAATGCAAACCGAAGGTTTAACGATTCAATTCACCCAAGATGGCATTAGACGTATTGCGGAGATGGCTTGGCAAGTCAATGAAAGAAGTGAAAATATTGGTGCTAGACGGTTACATACCGTCCTGGAATGTTTACTCGAAAGCGTGTCTTTTGAAGCACCAGAACGGCTTGGAGAAACGGTTATTATTGATGTGGCTTATGTGAATAAACATTTAAATGATCTCGTTAATAATGAAGATTTAAGTCAATATATCCTTTAA